The following DNA comes from Chitinophaga nivalis.
GTGGCAAAAAAGTGCCACACCTCTTCCAGTGTAGCCGGAATCAACTGTATTTGCTGCAATGAATAAATGCTTGCCATATTGTAACATTAACAAAATAATAAGAATTACAGCAGCAAATTCCGGGATCGGCGAAACCGGCCTCCCGGGCCGGGAAATTATTCCCGCCAATCCCCGAATAGACCGTTAGTCTTTCGCCGCTTTTCGTAAGTTTGCAGCATATTTTTTTAATCCGACCCAGGCAACATGAATCAATATATCAGGAGCTGGTTATTCTGGCTGATGTTTATTATCGTCTCGATCTCTTTAACGCGCTGCGCCAATATTGTACCGCCCAGCGGCGGGCCGCGGGACAGTATTCCTCCTTTGCTGTTGCAGGCCCGGCCTAAAGACTCCTCGCTTCACTTCAACAGCAGGAAAGTATACTTTGTGTTTGATGAGTTCATTGAGCTGGAGAATGTGAATGATAAACTGATCGTGTCTCCTACCCTGAAACGTTCTCCGATTGTGACAGCCAAACTGCACACGGTTACCCTGGAAATCCGGGATACACTCGCGCCCAATACGACTTACACCTTCAATTTTGCAGATGCCATCCGTGACATCAACGAAAGAAATATCGTAGAAGATTATCAGTATGTGGTTTCCACAGGCAGCTACCTCGATAGCTTACAGGTGAGCGGCCGGCTGTTGAGTGCAGAAACAGGTCAGCTGGACAGTAACGTGGCTGTCATGTTGTACCGTGGCATGGATGATTCCATCGTTACCAAAGAAAAACCGGTTTATTATGCCAAAACCAAGGGGGATGGCACTTTCCGTTTTAAAAATATTGCACCGGGCACCTATAAGATATTTGCCCTGAAAGAGGAAGACCGGGACCTCCAGTACAACCAGCCTGCTGAGATGATTGCGTTTCAGGAAACCCCGATTGTGCTGAAAGAAGCCAACCTGGGTAACTTAAACCTGCTGTTGTTTATGGAAACCGACAGCACCATCAAACCGCCGCCGGAGCCGGTAGACTCTACCGATATAGACCTGGAGCCTGTTAAGGAAGATAAGAAAAAGAAACATCCCAAACTGACGGTTACCGCCACACTGGAAGGCGGGTTACAGGAATTGCCGGCTCCCATGAGCCTCACCTTCAACCTGCCATTGCGGAACCTGGACAGTGCCCGGCTCATACTGGGTGAAGACAGCAGCTATAATCCGGTTGCCTTCAGCAGTCAGCTGGATTCTACCCATACCAAACTATCGCTGCATTATAAATGGAAAGAAGGCATGCCTTACCGGCTGATTATTCCAAAAGATGCACCAACAGATACCTCGGGGCAACAGCTGGTGCGGGCCGATACCATCAGCTTCCGCAGTAAAAAAGCCAGTGACTATGCCATATTCCGGGCCGAACTGAAAATCAGTGACAGTACCCGGGCCGCCATCAACGATAGCACCATGCACTATGTGATACAACTTGTGCAGGATAAAACGATCAAATATGCCGGCACCGCCGTAAATGGTAAATGGCAGCAAACCTTTATCACGCCGGGAGAATATGAAGTACGGGTATTACTGGATGCCAATGGAAATGGCGTCTGGGACCGTGGTGTATATTTCAGGACACCGAAAAAACAGCCGGAAAGAGTCATTCTGCTTCCTGGTAAAGAAAACCTGAAAGCCTACTGGTCTGTCAGCAAAAAACTAGAAATATAAATGATTGCTGTCGCAACAGGGATGCCTGTTGCGACAGCAATATTCCTAACTTTGCACTATGGTATTTTCCTCCGCACTGATTGAAAACGCAGTAAATGAATTCTCCAGGCTGCCGGGCATTGGTAAAAAAACGGCCCTCCGGCTGGTATTACACCTCCTGAAACAGGAGCCTGCCCAGGTACAGCAGTTTGGAGACGTGATCGCACGTATGCGGCAGCAGATAAAATTTTGTAAAGTCTGTCATAATGTTGCCGATGAGGAAGTATGCAGTATCTGCAGTAACCATTCCCGGCAGCGGCAGGTAGTATGTGTAGTGGAAAACATCCGGGATGTGATGGCTATTGAAAACACCCAGCAGTTCAACGGGTTGTATCATGTGCTGGGCGGTATTATCTCTCCGATCGACGGCATCGGCCCGGATCAGCTGAACATTCACTCTCTCGTGGAAAGAGTGCGGCTGCAGGGCGTTGAAGAAGTTATTATGGCGGTAAGTCCCACTATTGAAGGAGATACTACCATTTACTACCTTTCCAAAAAGCTCCGGGAGTTTCCGGTAAAAATTACCACTATTGCCAGGGGGATTGCCTTTGGCGGCGAGCTGGAGTATGCAGATGAGATGACGCTGGCCCGGTCTATTTCCAACCGGCTGCCGCTGGAAAAGTATGTACAGCAGCAATAAAATAGCTAAAATACAGGTGGATGATTCACGCGATTATCCACGGTTAAATATAAAAAAATACGGGTGCTGTATAGCACCCGTCTTCGTTTAACCTGTAATTCCACGTTATGAAAAGTTTCAGCAGGCTTCTTTCTTCGAGGGAAGCCCCTGCAATATTGTATGATTGGTTTCTGATGTTTGTTGTTCCCGCAACTCTTTCCACCGTTGCATTTCATACTTGTTTAAGAAACAAACCTTAAACACTTCGGGTTGACTTTCGTCGTTTACATCGGGTACTGGTTGTAAACCAAGACTGGCCAGATGTTCACGCAGGGCATGGATGTGTTTTGATATGGTCATGACTGACTTTTTTTTGTTGTAATAAAATTTTCAGAAGAACGAATGATAAGGGCTGTGATTGTCAACAGCAACCATTGCAGGAATTTCTACAGGCGCAGGGCTGGTGGGGAGCCGTAGCCGGGTATATTACTGTATGTACATCATTTTGTTGCATGGTGATTTTCTATTACCCTACAAATATAGTAGACTTTATAGACTTCTTCCAAATTAATTTTTAGATATAGACAAAATTTATTCAAAATAAAAAACATATACACCTTTTGTCAGGGGGGATATAATAACATTCTAAAGTGCTGCCAGACTGCCTGCCGCATAAATTACTTAAACAAAAAATTACCCGGAAAGCTTTATATTTGCAGGGTTATACAGGGTGGATTTGTTTATTGTTCGACCCTGTTCTCTTAAACAGCAACTAATAAACAACTTAAGACACATGAAATCTTTACAAGACTGCGCCAATGAGCGCGTGCTTATCATTGACGGTGCTATGGGCACCATGATACAGCGATACAAACTCCAGGAATCAGATTACCGGGGTACCCGTTTTGCCAACTACCCCAGCGATCTAAAAGGCAACAACGATCTCCTCAACCTTACGCAACCCCATATTATATCAGCTATTCATAAAGAATATCTGGAAGCGGGTGCTGACATTATTGAAACCAATACTTTCAGCAGTACTTCCATTGCCATGGCTGATTATGACATGCAGGACCTGGCCTATGAGCTGAATATTGCCGCTGCCAGCATTGCCAAAGCGGCCGCTATAGAGTACACAGCTAAAAATCCGGATAAACCCCGGTTTGTGGCAGGTGCTATTGGTCCGCTGAACAAAACCCTGTCCCTTTCACCGGATGTGAACAATCCGGGCTTCCGCTCCGTCTATTTTGATGAAGTGGCGGCTGCTTATGAAGAGCAGATAAAAGGACTGACAGAAGGTGGCGTGGATATTCTGCTGATAGAAACCATTTTTGATACGTTGAACTGCAAGGCGGCCATATATGCCATCAAAAAGTATTTCCGCGAATCAGGCAAACCGGAATTACCTATTATGATATCCGGTACTATTACAGATGCCTCCGGCAGAACCCTCAGCGGGCAAACCCTGGAAGCATTTTATATATCGGTTATGCACGCCAAACCATTTTCCATCGGGCTGAACTGCGCCCTGGGAGGTCAGCAGATGCGCCCTTATGTAGAAGAACTGTCCAACATCGCCAGTTGTTATGTGAGTTGTTATCCGAATGCCGGCCTGCCCAATGCCTTTGGGGAGTACGATGAGGAACCGGAAGATACTGCCTGCATCATTGAAGATTTTGCCGCATCCGGCTTCGTGAACATTGTTGGTGGCTGCTGCGGTACCACACCGGATCATATCCGTCACATCGCCGCACACGTCAAACCTATTCAGCCACGCCCCTTACCGGAAGTGATTAGCACGCTGGCATAAACAAACACAGGAAGCCATTCTTCTTTAATCCGACTAACAGCAACAATGAGCGCAACCATTACAAACAACACAGATACCATCAGGGAATCTATTGGTGCAGACAATGAACAGCGGAGAGTGATTAAGCCCTTCATGCGGTTAAGTGGTCTGGAACCGCTGGTAGTAAGACCTGAAACCAACTTTATTAACGTAGGGGAACGTACCAACGTAACCGGGTCCAAAAAGTTTGCCCGCCTCATACGGGAAGGACAATATGAAGAAGCCCTGTCTGTAGCCCGCCAGCAAGTAGAAAGCGGCGCCCAGATCCTGGATGTAAATATGGACGATGCCCTCCTCGATGGCGAAAAAGCCATGTCTACCTTCCTGAACCTCCTCGCAGCAGAACCGGATATCTCCCGTATCCCGATCATGATAGACTCCAGCAAATTCAGTGTGATTGAATCCGGACTGAAATGCGTACAGGGGAAATGTATTGTAAACTCTATCAGCTTAAAAGAAGGAGAAGCCAAATTCATTGAGCAGGCCCATATCTGCAAAAGCTATGGTGCCGCTGTAGTGGTAATGGCTTTTGACGAATACGGACAGGCCGATACCGAAGAAAAAAGAGTTTCTTTCAGCCATCGTGCCTATAAAATATTAACCGAAGTAGTAGGATTTGATCCACAGGATATCATCTTTGATCCTAATATCTTCGCTATTGCTACCGGTATTGAAGAGCATAACAACTATGCTGTGGAGTTTATCTCCGCTACCCGCCGGATTAAAGAACTGATGCCACTGGCTAAAATAAGCGGTGGGGTCAGTAACGTATCGTTCTCTTTCCGCGGAAATGAAACCGTGCGGGAAGCCATGCACTCCGTATTCCTCTTCCATGCCATCAAAGCAGGGATGGACATGGGTATCGTGAATGCCGGGATGTTACAGATATATGATGACATTGAACCGGAACTGCGTAACCTTTGTGAGGATGCCATACTAAACCGTCGCGAAGACGCTACCGAAAGACTGATCCAGTTTGCCGAAACCGTAAAGGCCAAAGGCAAAGTGATAGAGAAAGACGAAAAATGGCGTTTAGGTACAGTAGAAGAAAGACTGAGTCATGCCCTGATCAATGGTATTACCGATTATATTGAAGCAGATACCGAAGAGGCACGCCAGCAATATGATCGTCCGCTGGATGTGATCGAAGGCCCGCTGATGGCCGGTATGAACGTTGTGGGAGACTTGTTTGGCAGTGGTAAAATGTTTTTGCCCCAGGTAGTAAAAAGCGCCCGGGTAATGAAAAGATCGGTAGCGGTACTCACTCCTTATATAGAAGAAGAAAAACTACGCATGCAGGCAGAGTTTGGCGGAGAGATTAAATCCGCCGGAAAGATCCTGCTGGCAACGGTAAAAGGAGACGTACATGATATCGGTAAAAACATTGTAGGGGTAGTACTGGCCTGTAACGGATATGAAATCATTGACCTCGGGGTAATGGTGCCGGCAGAAAAGATACTGCAGGCAGCCCGGCAGGAAAAAGTAGATATCATTGGACTGAGCGGATTAATTACCCCCAGTCTGGATGAGATGGTACATGTGGCCCGGGAACTGAAAAGGCAGGAATTTGACATCCCGCTGATCATCGGTGGCGCTACTACCTCCCGTACCCATACAGCGGTTAAAATCGCCCAGGAATATGCACACGGCGTAGTACACGTACTGGACGCCTCCCGGAGTGTAACAGTAACCGGCAGCTTGCTTAACAAGGCGCTCAAACCTAACTTCCTGGCTGATATACAGGAAGAATACCGTAAGCTCAATGATGCTTTCCGGAATAAAAAACCGACCAAACAATACCTGTCGCTGGCAGCTGCACAGGAAAATAAAACATCCATCAACTGGGACGCCTTCACCCCTGTCAGACCAACCTTTACCGGTATCCGGAAGTTTGAGGATTACGACATGGGAGAAATAGCCCAATACATAGACTGGCAGCCATTCTTTATTGCCTGGGAACTGCATGGCAAATTCCCGCAGATCCTGAGCGATGAGGTAGTAGGCGTGGAAGCTACCCGCCTGTTTGCCGATGCACAGGCCCTGCTGAAAAGAATTATCGATGAAAAATGGCTGAAAGCCAACGCCGTTATCGGTATGTATCCGGCCAATGTCATTGCGTCTGATACGATACAGGTAACGCCGGAACAAGCAGATATTGCACCGGTAAAACTGGAATTCCTCCGGCAGCAGATTAAAAAAGCTCCCGGACAACCCAACCTGTCACTGGCCGATTTCATTGCTCCCGCAACAACCGGTAAAACAGATTATATCGGCGGCTTTGCGGTCACCGCAGGTATTGGTATCGAAAAATGGCTGGACCAGTTCAAAGCAGAACATGATGACTATAACAGTATCATGCTGAAAGCCCTGGCAGACAGGCTGGCAGAAGCCTTCACAGAACTGATGCACGAACGGGTGCGGAAAGAATTCTGGGGTTATGCTACCGAAGAACACCTGAGCAACGAAGAGCTGATCAAAGAAGCCTATCTGGGTATCCGGCCAGCGCCAGGTTATCCGGCCTGTC
Coding sequences within:
- a CDS encoding Ig-like domain-containing protein, coding for MNQYIRSWLFWLMFIIVSISLTRCANIVPPSGGPRDSIPPLLLQARPKDSSLHFNSRKVYFVFDEFIELENVNDKLIVSPTLKRSPIVTAKLHTVTLEIRDTLAPNTTYTFNFADAIRDINERNIVEDYQYVVSTGSYLDSLQVSGRLLSAETGQLDSNVAVMLYRGMDDSIVTKEKPVYYAKTKGDGTFRFKNIAPGTYKIFALKEEDRDLQYNQPAEMIAFQETPIVLKEANLGNLNLLLFMETDSTIKPPPEPVDSTDIDLEPVKEDKKKKHPKLTVTATLEGGLQELPAPMSLTFNLPLRNLDSARLILGEDSSYNPVAFSSQLDSTHTKLSLHYKWKEGMPYRLIIPKDAPTDTSGQQLVRADTISFRSKKASDYAIFRAELKISDSTRAAINDSTMHYVIQLVQDKTIKYAGTAVNGKWQQTFITPGEYEVRVLLDANGNGVWDRGVYFRTPKKQPERVILLPGKENLKAYWSVSKKLEI
- the recR gene encoding recombination mediator RecR; its protein translation is MVFSSALIENAVNEFSRLPGIGKKTALRLVLHLLKQEPAQVQQFGDVIARMRQQIKFCKVCHNVADEEVCSICSNHSRQRQVVCVVENIRDVMAIENTQQFNGLYHVLGGIISPIDGIGPDQLNIHSLVERVRLQGVEEVIMAVSPTIEGDTTIYYLSKKLREFPVKITTIARGIAFGGELEYADEMTLARSISNRLPLEKYVQQQ
- a CDS encoding homocysteine S-methyltransferase family protein; translation: MKSLQDCANERVLIIDGAMGTMIQRYKLQESDYRGTRFANYPSDLKGNNDLLNLTQPHIISAIHKEYLEAGADIIETNTFSSTSIAMADYDMQDLAYELNIAAASIAKAAAIEYTAKNPDKPRFVAGAIGPLNKTLSLSPDVNNPGFRSVYFDEVAAAYEEQIKGLTEGGVDILLIETIFDTLNCKAAIYAIKKYFRESGKPELPIMISGTITDASGRTLSGQTLEAFYISVMHAKPFSIGLNCALGGQQMRPYVEELSNIASCYVSCYPNAGLPNAFGEYDEEPEDTACIIEDFAASGFVNIVGGCCGTTPDHIRHIAAHVKPIQPRPLPEVISTLA
- the metH gene encoding methionine synthase, producing MSATITNNTDTIRESIGADNEQRRVIKPFMRLSGLEPLVVRPETNFINVGERTNVTGSKKFARLIREGQYEEALSVARQQVESGAQILDVNMDDALLDGEKAMSTFLNLLAAEPDISRIPIMIDSSKFSVIESGLKCVQGKCIVNSISLKEGEAKFIEQAHICKSYGAAVVVMAFDEYGQADTEEKRVSFSHRAYKILTEVVGFDPQDIIFDPNIFAIATGIEEHNNYAVEFISATRRIKELMPLAKISGGVSNVSFSFRGNETVREAMHSVFLFHAIKAGMDMGIVNAGMLQIYDDIEPELRNLCEDAILNRREDATERLIQFAETVKAKGKVIEKDEKWRLGTVEERLSHALINGITDYIEADTEEARQQYDRPLDVIEGPLMAGMNVVGDLFGSGKMFLPQVVKSARVMKRSVAVLTPYIEEEKLRMQAEFGGEIKSAGKILLATVKGDVHDIGKNIVGVVLACNGYEIIDLGVMVPAEKILQAARQEKVDIIGLSGLITPSLDEMVHVARELKRQEFDIPLIIGGATTSRTHTAVKIAQEYAHGVVHVLDASRSVTVTGSLLNKALKPNFLADIQEEYRKLNDAFRNKKPTKQYLSLAAAQENKTSINWDAFTPVRPTFTGIRKFEDYDMGEIAQYIDWQPFFIAWELHGKFPQILSDEVVGVEATRLFADAQALLKRIIDEKWLKANAVIGMYPANVIASDTIQVTPEQADIAPVKLEFLRQQIKKAPGQPNLSLADFIAPATTGKTDYIGGFAVTAGIGIEKWLDQFKAEHDDYNSIMLKALADRLAEAFTELMHERVRKEFWGYATEEHLSNEELIKEAYLGIRPAPGYPACPEHTEKYKLFDLLNATENTGITLTESLAMYPASSVSGWYFANPESKYFGLGKIEKDQVTDYANRKGWAVEDAEKWLRPNLEYDI